One Archocentrus centrarchus isolate MPI-CPG fArcCen1 chromosome 14, fArcCen1, whole genome shotgun sequence DNA window includes the following coding sequences:
- the supt4h1 gene encoding transcription elongation factor SPT4, translating into MALETVPKDLRHLRACLLCSLVKTIDQFEYDGCDNCESYLQMKGNREMVYECTSSSFDGVIAQMSPEDSWVAKWQRIGNFKPGVYAVSVTGRLPPGVVRELKSRGVIYKSRDTAVKT; encoded by the exons ATGGCATTGGAAACGGTCCCCAAAGATCTGCGCCACCTACGagcctgtctgctgtgttcgtTAGTGAAG ACCATTGATCAGTTTGAATATGACGGCTGTGACAACTGTGAGTCGTACCTCCAGATGAAGGGGAATCGAGAGATGGTGTATGAATGCACAAGTTCCTCGTTTGATGG TGTGATTGCCCAGATGAGCCCTGAAGATAGCTGGGTGGCTAAATGGCAGAGAATAG gcAACTTCAAGCCAGGTGTGTATGCAGTGTCAGTGACTGGCAGACTACCTCCAG GCGTGGTGAGAGAGCTGAAAAGCAGAGGAGTGATCTACAAATCCAGAGACACGGCGGTGAAGACGTAA